The following proteins are co-located in the Solanum pennellii chromosome 1, SPENNV200 genome:
- the LOC107026179 gene encoding transcription factor bHLH95-like, translating to MKQKKMSESGKNNHDHLCGDVRSYLDWNDHQVESRETECIKLLNPTRSDTCQPLTVINEVVKVSADVAKKRSPPNRKKNGKGIAEQISGVDGVEARKVSKHEVHRWRERERRKKMRTLFQTLHALVPNLPAKADKSKVVYEAVNCIRKLQNTFNKLESQKLERLEENNIMLMGSQKVGNRLEKYAGDHGSTCNSTAITQANHGSSPLIPTCFMIWSSPNVVLNVAGEDAHINVCCPKKPGLFTTICYVLEKYKIDIVSVRISSDQFRSMFMIQAHAKGGSGVAQFSEGFTVEDMYKQAANEIMLMTTPR from the exons ATGAAACA aaaaaaaatgagtgaAAGCGGCAAGAATAATCATGATCATTTGTGTGGTGATGTCAGGTCATATCTAGACTGGAATGACCATCAAGTTGAGAGTAGAGAGACCGAGTGTATCAAGTTGCTAAATCCGACTAGGTCTGATACTTGTCAGCCATTAACAGTTATTAATGAGGTGGTTAAAGTGAGTGCTGATGTTGCCAAAAAGAGAAGTCCACCCAACCGGAAAAAAAATGGTAAGGGTATTGCTGAACAAATTTCTGGCGTTGATGGAGTCGAAGCTAGAAAagtatcaaagcatgaggtaCACAGatggagagagagagaaaggagAAAGAAGATGCGAACCCTGTTTCAGACTCTTCATGCTTTGGTTCCAAACCTCCCTGCTAAG GCTGATAAGTCTAAAGTAGTTTATGAAGCAGTGAACTGCATTCGAAAGTTGCAGAATACTTTTAATAAACTTGAAAGTCAAAAGCTAGAAAGGCTAGAAGAAAATAACATCATGTTGATGGGTTCACAAAAAGTTGGTAATAGGTTGGAGAAGTATGCGGGTGATCATGGATCAACCTGTAATTCTACAGCTATTACACAAGCTAATCATGGTTCTAGTCCCCTTATTCCAACATGTTTTATGATATGGAGTTCACCAAATGTGGTACTAAATGTAGCTGGTGAAGATGCACATATTAATGTGTGTTGTCCTAAGAAGCCAGGACTATTTACCaccatttgttatgttttggaGAAATATAAGATTGACATTGTGTCTGTTCGAATTTCATCTGATCAATTCAGAAGCATGTTCATGATCCAAGCTCAC GCTAAAGGTGGAAGTGGGGTAGCTCAATTCTCCGAAGGATTCACCGTAGAAGACATGTACAAGCAAGCTGCAAATGAGATAATGTTGATGACAACCCCCAGATGA
- the LOC107026189 gene encoding uncharacterized protein LOC107026189 codes for MDKGKNVQTELTKEELRRKIERVTREIQKVKEEGLKVDMTTAIYKAAVTTLDEDLASQIKRKKEVEMETESLRKRLNLLRLEIHEGKAREAKIDIETAVLLARSAALDEESATHSNLKGGKYLALLLNTSNKLESQKLERLEENNIMLMGSQKVGNRLEKYVGDHGSTCNSTAITQANHGSSPLIPTGFMIWSSTNVVLNVAGEDAHICVCCLKKPGLFTTICYVLEKHKIDIVSVRISSDQFRSMFMIQAHAKDGSGVAQFSEAFTVEDMYKQAANEIMLMTTPR; via the exons ATGGACAAAGGCAAGAACGTCCAGACGGAGCTCACTAAGGAGGAATTGCGAAGAAAGATCGAGCGAGTCACTCGAGAGATTCAGAAGGTTAAAGAGGAAGGGCTCAAAGTAGACATGACCACGGCGATCTACAAAGCTGCGGTCACGACCTTGGATGAAGATCTGGCGTCGCAGATAAAGAGAAAGAAGGAGGTTGAGATGGAAACCGAAAGCCTAAGGAAAAGGTTGAACTTGCTTCGTTTGGAGATACACGAAGGAAAGGCGAGAGAGGCGAAGATAGATATCGAGACTGCTGTGTTGTTGGCCAGAAGCGCGGCGCTCGACGAGGAATCGGCGACCCATAGCAACCTAAAGGGCGGAAAATACCTCGCCC tattgctgaATACTTCCAATAAACTTGAAAGTCAAAAGCTAGAAAGGCTAGAAGAAAATAACATCATGTTGATGGGTTCACAAAAAGTTGGTAATAGGTTGGAGAAGTATGTGGGTGATCATGGATCAACCTGTAATTCTACAGCTATTACACAAGCTAATCATGGTTCTAGTCCCCTTATTCCAACAGGTTTTATGATATGGAGTTCAACAAATGTGGTACTAAATGTAGCTGGTGAAGATGCacatatttgtgtgtgttgtcttAAGAAGCCAGGGCTATTTACCaccatttgttatgttttggaGAAACATAAGATTGACATTGTGTCTGTTCGAATTTCATCTGACCAATTCAGAAGCATGTTCATGATCCAAGCTCAC GCTAAAGATGGAAGTGGGGTTGCTCAATTCTCCGAAGCATTCACCGTGGAAGACATGTACAAGCAAGCTGCAAATGAGATAATGTTGATGACAACCCCTAGATGA
- the LOC107032744 gene encoding transcription factor bHLH95-like: MQADKSKIVYEAVNRIRKLENTFKKLESQKLKRLEEYNIRLTGSQKIGNSWEKYVVDQGSTCNSTAITPTNHGASPLIPTDFMTWSSPNVILNVSGEDAHISVCCPKKPGLFTTICYVLEKHKIYIVSAQISSDQFRSMFMIQAHAKDGSGVAQFSEAFTMEDMYKQAANEIMLMTTPR, from the exons ATGCAGGCTGATAAGTCTAAAATAGTTTATGAAGCTGTGAACCGTATCCGAAAGCTGGAAAATACTTTCAAAAAACTTGAAAGTCAAAAGCTAAAAAGGCTAGAAGAATATAACATAAGGTTGACGGGTTCACAAAAAATTGGTAATAGCTGGGAGAAGTATGTGGTTGATCAAGGATCAACCTGCAATTCTACAGCTATTACACCGACTAATCATGGTGCTAGTCCCCTAATTCCAACAGATTTTATGACTTGGAGTTCACCAAATGTGATACTAAATGTATCTGGTGAAGATGCACATATTAGTGTGTGTTGTCCTAAGAAGCCAGGGTTATTTACCaccatttgttatgttttggaGAAACATAAGATTTACATTGTGTCTGCTCAAATTTCATCTGATCAATTCAGAAGCATGTTCATGATCCAAGCTCAC GCTAAAGATGGAAGTGGGGTTGCTCAATTCTCCGAAGCATTCACCATGGAAGACATGTACAAGCAAGCTGCAAATGAGATAATGTTGATGACAACCCCCAGATGA